Within Acidobacteriota bacterium, the genomic segment CTGCACGGCCTCCCCTGGGCCGACCACCCCCTCGGCGGCTGGCTGGCCATCGCCCTGATGGCCACCACCACCGCCGCCCTGCTGGCCCTGCTCAAGCGCATGGACTGGCTGTAGCTCGAGCAAGGGGTGCCCGGATCACCGGTGGCGCGGCCATCGGCGGCATCCTCTTGTTTGGTGAGCCGGCCACGGCGCCGCGGTTGGCCTGCATGGCGCTGATCATCGCTGGTATTGTTGGGCTGAAGCTGATCCCGATTTCCTAATCGGATCTCTGCCGCCAAGGGCACGGCCACCCATCAAACGAACTTCTGCTTCTTCACTTATTCCCGCGGAGTAATCCCAACAGAAGCGCGTCCAGGGACCACAATCCCATGGCCACGGAGGCGGCGGGGAGCAGTATGATCAAATTGAATGGGGAAAGGCGGCGGTCCAGCACGGCCTGTTCGGGGTCAGCCGGATCAATAAAAACACGGCACGATCGAGCCGGGCCGATACGCATCCACCGTCCGCTGCGCAGCGCTGCGATTGTCGGTGTAAGGATCGACGAAGCGATAGCGCGTGGATTCGTGGCGCTCCTTTCCGAATTCATAGGTATAACGAACGTCCACTCGATAGAGCACGCGGCTCTCGCCATCTTCGCGGTCGCGCTGCTCGGCGACTCTGGCCAAAACAATGGTGCAGGTGGCGGCATTCCATCGCGCGGCTTGGAGGTTTAGATAGATTTCCGGAAGCAGGAAGTAGAGGAATACGCCGCCGAACAGTATCCACAGCAATGACCCGCCCAGGAGCCGCCAGCGCGACTGCGGTTTGATGGGGCTTTTTGCATCCAATGGTCTGGCGTGGGCATAGGCGGCAGCAGCCTTTTGGGAAACTCGATCGCGGACAGCCTGGCAAACTACCTGACTAACTAATCGACAAGCAGATTATAGCCAACAACGAAATTCGTCCCGAGTGCTCCAGCGGACCGTTCCAATTGACTCACTAGCCGGGCATCATCTCCACGGCTTGTTCCACGCTTTTTCGGGTTATAATTGCTAAATTAACAACGTGCGGCGCTGGTACCCCGGCGGGCGCACGAAGAAATGGACGCTAGTTATGCCGCTACCGAAATCGGAAAAGATCTGGCACAACGGCCAGTTGATACCCTGGGACAGTGCCAACATCCACGTGCTTTCGCACGTCGTCAGCTATGGCAGCTCGCTGTTTGAGGGCGTCCGCTGCTACGCGCTGCCTTCCGGCCCGGCCATTTTCCGCTTGGGCGAGCACATGCAGCGTCTGCTCAACTCCAGCAAAATTTATCGCATGGAAGTCCCCTTCAGCCGCGCTGAACTCGAGCGCGCCGCCATCGAGCTGGTGCAGGCCAACAAGATGAAGCATTGCTACATCCGGCCCATCGTGCTGCGCGGCTACAATGAACTCGGCGTTGATCCGCGCAAGTGTCCCATCGACACCTACATGGCCTGCTGGGAGTGGGGCAAGTACTTGGGCAACGCCGCCGACGAGGGCGCCGACGTGTGCATCTCTTCGTGGAACCGCATCGCGCCCAACACCCTGCCCGCCATGGCCAAGGCTGCCGGCAATTACATGAACGCGCAGCTCATCCGCATGGAAGCCGAGATCAACGGCTACTCGGAGGGCATCGCGCTCGATAGCCGCGGCTACGTCAGCGAAGGGAGCGGCGAGAATATCTTCGTGCAGTGGGGCGGCAAGCTCATCACCCCGCCACTGAGCTCGTCCGTGCTGCCCGGCATCACCCGCGACGCGGTGCTGACGCTGTGCCGCGACCTGGGGATCACCGTGGTCGAGCAGGACATCCCGCGCGAAATGCTCTACGTGGCCGACGAAGCCTTCTTCACCGGCACCGCCGCCGAGATCACCCCGCTGCGCAGCGTGGACCGCATCAACGTCGGCAACGGCAAGCCCGGCCCCATCACCGAGCAGCTCCGCACCGAGTTCTTCGCCATCGTGGAAGGCCGCAAACCCGACCGCCACGGCTGGCTCACGCACGTGCCGGTCGCGGTCGGCGCGAAGAGCTAATTGCTAACTTAATAGAATGGCAATGCGAGTGCCAAGCGCGGGTGGTTATTCCACCCGCGTTTGCTTTTTGGGGAGGTGATTGTGCATGCAAGAGTCAAAAATTTTTGATGGAACCAAGGTGGAGTGGGGCCCTTGCTGTTTTTGCGGCAAGCCAATCATGCCCACGGAGTTGGAGCCCTGCGCAGTGTCAGTCCAAACTAGAAATGAGCGTTGGCAGATGTGGACGTGTCACAGTTGGTGCTTCGCTAGTCGTCTCGTTGACCTGCCAGAGCTGAAGCCTGAGATTTTCCAGTAGTTCTATCTGCGTAATCTGCGGATTATCTCATCCGGGACGAAGTGGTCGTCGCTGTGGGCGGCCATTACGCGTTGGGCTACTTCCAGGGGGTTGGTGCAGGAGTCGAGTATGGTGTCGCTGATTTCGCGCAGGGCGGCGGGCAGGGCGATGCCTTGGTCGCGGAAGTGCTTTACGGTGAGGAACAGCGCGGCTACTGTTTCTTCGCGCGTGCCCACGCACTCGAAGGGCTTGGCTCGATCCATGCCCAGCAGCGTGCGCAGAATCTCAGCAGCCTCGGGCTGGGCGCAGGGGTCGGTGCCGAAGATGGCGATCAACTGGCCGTGATCGAGGAACGGGCCGAGGACCACATAGACGAACAGGCACTTCGGGCAGCGACCGCACCAGGAGTTGTCGGCCTGTCCGCGATTGCAACTGCGGAAGTGCTGGAAGTATTGCGGGTAGCGCGCGAAACGCTCGGCGATTTGCAGCTCGAACAATGGCCGCAGCAGGCTGACGTATTCCACGTGTGCATCGCCCACCGGAAGATACTTCGCCGCGTACGCCCGGAACTTCCCCTCGAACTCAAACGTCTTGCTGTACTGGTGATTGATGGGATGGTCGAGGTACTCGACGCCCGGCTCCTCCGCGCTGCGCTCATTCGAGACGATCACGCGCCCGTGTCCGAACAGCGCCGCCACCGCGGTGCCCAGAAACGCCAGCAGCGCCGAGAACGGCGTGTGCCCGTTCAGGTAGCCGTCTTGATTCAGCGCCAGCAATTTCGGATCAATCGACCGGCGCACCACGATTGGTTCCGTGCAGCCTGCTTCGGCGACCACGGCCAGCGCGGCCTTGGTGGGATTCAGCAATAAGCAATCGAACGCCCGGCCACCCTCACGTTGCGCCGCGCGCATGGTTTCGAGCGTAACGACGGTGTCCTTGCCGCCGCTGGCCAAAACGAGATCCTTTCCCCCGTTATCGCTGTCGTCATCCCGAGGAGCGGAGCGACGAGGGACCTGCTTTTGCTCTTCTCCCGGCGACGGGGAAAGCAGGTCCCTCGCTGCGCTCTGGATGACGACGGAGGAGGTGGGGATGGCGACCGAAGAGGTAGTGGCCGCGGAGATTAAAGCAGAGGAATGAGCGGATGCGTTGATAACAATGCGCACGAACTCCGGCGCGCGCCAGTCGAGTTGGTTGACGTAGAAGAACTCGCCCATGCCGCGGCGCAGCAGGTCCAGCCACCACTCGATCTGCTCGGCGTTCAGTACGCCGGCATGAACGACAATCTCCGCAGGCGCCGCTGCCTTCCAATAACTGAGCATCTCCACCAGTCCGATGTGGAAGAAAAAATTATCGAGCGCCTCGCGCGGCAAACGATTGAAACGCGCCGTGTCCACGCCCTGAATCTTCAGCTTGGGCGTGAAGACGATATCCGGCTCCAGCCGGAAGCGGTACTCCACGCGCAGGGTGGCCTCGTCGGGGCGGTGGCTGAGCTGGAAGCCATCGTAATGAAAGCGCGGATGCCGGACGCGCAGTTCGCGCAGGCGGGCCTGGCCGGCCTGGCCGGAATGTTCGGTGTTGGACTGTTCCGGCCCGGAGGGGCCGTCCGATGAGCGGTTCTTGAGCATAGATATGTATCCCGGCGATTCTCTCATCCCCGCCCCCCGCCTGCCAATACCCAGATCAGAGCCCCGACCGCCAGAGAGGGGGCACGTTTGCCGGTTACCACAGGCCGTTGCACGTGCCCCCCCTGGCGGTCGGGGCTCTGATGGCGCTGTTCACTCCCCGGTTACTCCCGTGCCGGAAGATGTTCACCGTAAACAAAAAATACGCAACATATTGGAAGTTGGGACTTGACAGCCACTAGATATAGGGGGCATGATGGCATCCCACAACGGCAGATTTTGGCTGTTTTCAGGGCTGATTTTTAGAGCTGTTTCCGGCCTATTCGAGGCTTGGATGGGCTGTTCTGTCATCCAACAAACAGGCAATAAACAGGCCGTTTGGCAGAGTTAATGGCGATAACGGACTCGCTTAAGAGTGGCCGGCAAAGCGCAAAAAGGGGAAACAGCATGGGCGACATTCAAGTCATTGGGCAAGTACAAACCAGCGGACGTGATACTGGAACGCAGACCGGCACGCGCAAGGGCCTGACATTTTCCAGGTATTTTACCAAGCCCAAAGTGTCGCCCTATGACGAAGTCGAATGGGAGTTGCGCATCGCCTCCATCGTCAGCGATAAGGGCAAGGTGATCTTTGAGCAGAAGAACGTCGAGACGCCGCGGAGCTGGTCGCAGACCGCCACCAACATCGTCGCCAGCAAATACCTGCACGGCAAACTCGGCACCCCGGAGCGCGAGTCCAGCGTGCGCCAGCTGGTCAGCCGCGTGGTGGACACCATCGCCGACTGGGGCCAGCAGCAGGGCTACTTCGCCTCCACGCAGGCCGGCGAAAATTTCCGCGATGATCTCGCGCACATCATGCTCCACCAGAAGGCCAGCTTCAATTCGCCCGTCTGGTTCAACTGCGGTGTCGACCGCGTCGAGCCCGACGCCAAGATCAACAACTGGCACTGGAGCCCCTCAGACCAGAAGGTGATCCTCGAGCAGACCGGCTACAAGAATCCGCAGTGCTCGGCCTGCTTCATCAACGCCGTGCAGGACTCGCTCGACTCCATCCTCACGCTCGCCAAGACCGAAGGCATGTTGTTCAAGTGGGGGTCCGGCTCCGGCTCGAACCTCTCGACCATTCGCTCGGCCAACGAGTCGCTCTCCG encodes:
- a CDS encoding branched-chain amino acid transaminase, producing the protein MPLPKSEKIWHNGQLIPWDSANIHVLSHVVSYGSSLFEGVRCYALPSGPAIFRLGEHMQRLLNSSKIYRMEVPFSRAELERAAIELVQANKMKHCYIRPIVLRGYNELGVDPRKCPIDTYMACWEWGKYLGNAADEGADVCISSWNRIAPNTLPAMAKAAGNYMNAQLIRMEAEINGYSEGIALDSRGYVSEGSGENIFVQWGGKLITPPLSSSVLPGITRDAVLTLCRDLGITVVEQDIPREMLYVADEAFFTGTAAEITPLRSVDRINVGNGKPGPITEQLRTEFFAIVEGRKPDRHGWLTHVPVAVGAKS
- a CDS encoding DUF3592 domain-containing protein — its product is MDAKSPIKPQSRWRLLGGSLLWILFGGVFLYFLLPEIYLNLQAARWNAATCTIVLARVAEQRDREDGESRVLYRVDVRYTYEFGKERHESTRYRFVDPYTDNRSAAQRTVDAYRPGSIVPCFY